A genomic window from Chanos chanos chromosome 14, fChaCha1.1, whole genome shotgun sequence includes:
- the pgam5 gene encoding serine/threonine-protein phosphatase PGAM5, mitochondrial isoform X1: MSYRRAFKIVCGFAGGSAVFVYGAAAAQSHGYFGDQQGQRQYKGGLAVLQAAQPTTWVSGNHTVSPSGNGWDSNWDKRDPSLMVNSRRKESAGDEANTEVENNKPKATRHIFLIRHSQYNLNGNGDKERILTPLGREQAELTGQRLAALGLKYDVLIHSSMARATETAHIISKHLPGVELMSCDLLREGAPIEPIPPVSHYKPEAVQYHEDGARIEAAFRRYIHRADVKQKEDSYEIIVCHANVIRYFVCRALQFPPEGWLRLGLNNGSITWLTIRPSGRVALRALGDSGFMPPDKLTRT; the protein is encoded by the exons ATGTCTTACAGAAGAGCATTCAAaattgtgtgtgggtttgccGGTGGATCagcagtgtttgtttatggtgCGGCAGCAGCGCAGTCGCATGGTTATTTCGGAGACCAGCAGGGTCAGCGTCAGTACAAAGGTGGACTGGCCGTTCTCCAAGCCGCCCAGCCTACAACTTGGGTCTCGGGAAATCACACTGTATCACCGAGTGGAAATGGATGGGACAGCAACTGGGACAA ACGGGACCCATCCCTCATGGTGAACTcaagaaggaaagagagtgcAGGAGATGAAGCCAACACTGAGGTGGAGAATAACAAACCCAAAGCCACACGCCACATATTTCTCATCCGACACTCCCAGTACAACTTGAACGGCAATGGAGACAAGGAGAGAATCCTCACCCCATTAG GCCGGGAGCAGGCAGAGTTAACAGGCCAGAGGTTGGCAGCACTGGGCTTAAAGTACGATGTTCTGATCCACTCCAGCATGGCACGGGCCACTGAGACCGCCCACATCATCAGCAAACACCTTCCAG GTGTGGAACTCATGAGCTGTGATTTGCTGAGAGAGGGAGCGCCTATTGAACCCATCCCTCCTGTCAGCCACTACAAACCAGAGGCGGTG CAGTACCACGAAGACGGCGCCCGTATCGAGGCCGCATTCCGTCGCTACATCCACCGCGCCGACgtcaaacagaaagaggacagcTACGAGATCATCGTCTGTCATGCAAACGTCATCCGCTATTTCgtgtgcag GGCTCTGCAGTTTCCTCCAGAAGGCTGGCTCCGTTTGGGCCTTAACAACGGCAGCATCACGTGGTTGACCATACGACCTAGCGGCAGAGTGGCGTTACGGGCCCTCGGTGACTCGGGTTTCATGCCCCCCGACAAACTCACCCGAACCTGA
- the pgam5 gene encoding serine/threonine-protein phosphatase PGAM5, mitochondrial isoform X2, whose protein sequence is MSYRRAFKIVCGFAGGSAVFVYGAAAAQSHGYFGDQQGQRQYKGGLAVLQAAQPTTWVSGNHTVSPSGNGWDSNWDKRDPSLMVNSRRKESAGDEANTEVENNKPKATRHIFLIRHSQYNLNGNGDKERILTPLGREQAELTGQRLAALGLKYDVLIHSSMARATETAHIISKHLPGVELMSCDLLREGAPIEPIPPVSHYKPEAVYHEDGARIEAAFRRYIHRADVKQKEDSYEIIVCHANVIRYFVCRALQFPPEGWLRLGLNNGSITWLTIRPSGRVALRALGDSGFMPPDKLTRT, encoded by the exons ATGTCTTACAGAAGAGCATTCAAaattgtgtgtgggtttgccGGTGGATCagcagtgtttgtttatggtgCGGCAGCAGCGCAGTCGCATGGTTATTTCGGAGACCAGCAGGGTCAGCGTCAGTACAAAGGTGGACTGGCCGTTCTCCAAGCCGCCCAGCCTACAACTTGGGTCTCGGGAAATCACACTGTATCACCGAGTGGAAATGGATGGGACAGCAACTGGGACAA ACGGGACCCATCCCTCATGGTGAACTcaagaaggaaagagagtgcAGGAGATGAAGCCAACACTGAGGTGGAGAATAACAAACCCAAAGCCACACGCCACATATTTCTCATCCGACACTCCCAGTACAACTTGAACGGCAATGGAGACAAGGAGAGAATCCTCACCCCATTAG GCCGGGAGCAGGCAGAGTTAACAGGCCAGAGGTTGGCAGCACTGGGCTTAAAGTACGATGTTCTGATCCACTCCAGCATGGCACGGGCCACTGAGACCGCCCACATCATCAGCAAACACCTTCCAG GTGTGGAACTCATGAGCTGTGATTTGCTGAGAGAGGGAGCGCCTATTGAACCCATCCCTCCTGTCAGCCACTACAAACCAGAGGCGGTG TACCACGAAGACGGCGCCCGTATCGAGGCCGCATTCCGTCGCTACATCCACCGCGCCGACgtcaaacagaaagaggacagcTACGAGATCATCGTCTGTCATGCAAACGTCATCCGCTATTTCgtgtgcag GGCTCTGCAGTTTCCTCCAGAAGGCTGGCTCCGTTTGGGCCTTAACAACGGCAGCATCACGTGGTTGACCATACGACCTAGCGGCAGAGTGGCGTTACGGGCCCTCGGTGACTCGGGTTTCATGCCCCCCGACAAACTCACCCGAACCTGA